A region of Moorena producens PAL-8-15-08-1 DNA encodes the following proteins:
- a CDS encoding NB-ARC domain-containing protein, protein MFFYHNSLNLIYIKGYGALVAPPGQQPDILSFLSKWIQQLGDYDFKPINTEAASLQLRTLLSDKKALLVVDDVWHPDHVEPFRVGGGGCRVLVTTREAPVKGAIRYDLDVMTLNQSLELLTGCLQIFSDESTSIPLAASPLNPPILGDFNSIESTSIPLATSPLNPPILGDFNSSYPQTWGARGAKISVNNELTNQELEYAQTLAKTVGYLPLGLELAAAQVRDGFSWEELLDELQAEIADLEALDRLEAEEEPNDAKRKNYSLVASFNLSLKRLSPERLKQFAWLGVLPEDVTITETMATTLWDCNLVEAKDTLRYLRQKALLLPGLSTTPETNYRLHDLLHDLARNLLQPELGLSIPSAHQQLLERYQTKTEKGLWHTLPDDGYIYSHLIWHLEKAKKINDIHQLLKEETPAGDNGWYWQCERHAKTANFIKDVSKAWAIAADNFTENPTESISLQCRYALITTSLNSLAGNIPPELMAALVKNKIWTPAQALAYVRQKKDSFGQAKSLEAISEYLPPSLLPEALDCARGISDEYSRADALETLAPHLPDLLLLQALDCARGISDEKDRANALRALAPHLPDVLPQALDCARGISDEKDRADALVALAPHLPDVLLPKALDCARGIKYENDRAKALVALAPHLPDVLPQALDCARGIKYEYDRAKALVALAPHLPEVLPQALDCARGIKYESSRALALIGLAPHCPEVLPEALDCARGIESEFHRANTLAALAPHLPDLLLPQALDCARGIESEFSRANALAALAPHLPEVLPQALDCARGIESEFHRANTLAALAPHLPDLLLPQALDCARGIEFEFSRALILVALASHLPDVLPEALDYARGIKSEEGRADALVALAPHLPEVLPQALDCARGISDERYRANALVALAPHLPEVLPQALDCARGIKYEYDRALPLIGLAPHCPEVLPEALDCARAIRNEENRADALVALAPHLPDVLLPQALDCARGISDERYRANALRALAPHLPQVWPEALDCARGISNEFHRADALVALAPHFPDVLLPKALDCAIGIESEFHRADALVALAPHLPNVLLPQALDCARGISNQYHRARALVALVPHLPDLLPEALDCARGISDEYHRAHALAALAPHLPDVLLPQALDCARGISSEYWRAFALIGLAPHLPDLLPEALDCAIGIESEFHRADALVALAPHLPDVLLPQALDCAIGISHESKGAYALEALAPHLPDVLLPKALDCARGIGSEYRRAKVLQNLIKTLTPSSVDFPLWQQILDCLASLKRADFLKNLPQLAPLIIKFGGVEALRETVAAVDDVSRWWR, encoded by the coding sequence ATCTTTTTTTACCATAATTCGCTCAATTTAATATATATCAAGGGTTACGGGGCGCTTGTCGCCCCCCCAGGTCAGCAACCTGATATTTTATCCTTTCTAAGTAAGTGGATACAGCAATTAGGAGATTATGATTTCAAACCGATTAACACTGAGGCCGCTTCGTTACAATTAAGAACATTATTATCCGATAAAAAAGCGTTACTAGTCGTGGATGATGTTTGGCATCCTGACCATGTTGAACCCTTTCGAGTGGGAGGGGGTGGCTGTCGGGTTTTAGTGACCACAAGAGAAGCCCCGGTTAAGGGTGCGATTCGCTATGATTTAGACGTGATGACTCTAAATCAATCTTTGGAGTTATTAACCGGTTGTTTACAGATTTTTTCAGATGAATCGACCTCAATTCCTTTAGCTGCAAGCCCCCTAAATCCCCCAATTCTGGGGGACTTTAACTCAATTGAATCGACCTCAATCCCGTTAGCTACAAGCCCCCTAAATCCCCCAATTCTGGGGGACTTTAACTCAAGTTACCCCCAAACTTGGGGGGCTAGGGGGGCGAAAATTTCTGTAAACAACGAGTTAACTAATCAAGAACTGGAATATGCTCAAACCTTAGCCAAAACTGTGGGCTACTTACCCCTAGGATTAGAATTAGCTGCTGCCCAAGTTAGGGATGGATTCTCTTGGGAAGAGTTACTGGATGAGTTACAAGCTGAAATTGCTGACTTAGAAGCCTTGGATCGATTGGAAGCAGAGGAAGAACCAAATGACGCGAAGCGCAAAAACTACAGTCTAGTGGCTTCCTTTAATCTCAGTTTAAAGCGATTATCCCCCGAGAGATTGAAACAATTTGCTTGGTTAGGGGTACTGCCGGAGGATGTCACCATTACTGAAACCATGGCGACTACCTTATGGGATTGTAATTTAGTTGAAGCCAAAGATACGTTAAGGTACTTACGACAAAAAGCCTTATTACTACCAGGGTTATCTACTACACCAGAAACTAACTATCGCCTCCATGACCTATTACATGATTTAGCCCGTAATCTGCTGCAACCAGAGCTAGGATTATCAATACCCTCAGCTCATCAGCAATTATTAGAACGTTATCAAACTAAGACCGAAAAGGGATTATGGCATACCTTACCCGATGATGGTTATATCTATAGTCACTTAATCTGGCACCTAGAGAAAGCCAAAAAAATTAATGACATTCATCAACTCCTGAAAGAAGAAACGCCAGCAGGGGATAACGGTTGGTATTGGCAGTGTGAGAGACATGCAAAAACTGCTAATTTCATCAAGGATGTATCGAAAGCTTGGGCAATAGCAGCAGATAATTTTACAGAAAATCCTACCGAATCGATTAGTTTACAGTGTCGGTATGCTCTGATTACGACATCCCTCAATAGCTTGGCTGGAAATATTCCTCCAGAGTTAATGGCTGCATTAGTTAAGAACAAAATTTGGACGCCAGCCCAGGCACTAGCTTATGTGCGACAGAAGAAAGATTCTTTTGGTCAAGCAAAGAGCTTGGAGGCAATTAGTGAGTATCTTCCCCCTTCTTTATTACCGGAAGCCTTAGATTGCGCCAGAGGGATTTCGGATGAATACTCCCGAGCCGATGCCTTAGAAACCTTAGCCCCCCACTTACCCGATCTGTTGTTACTCCAAGCCTTAGATTGCGCCAGAGGGATTTCGGATGAAAAAGACCGAGCTAATGCCTTACGAGCCTTAGCCCCCCACTTACCGGATGTGTTACCTCAAGCCTTAGATTGCGCCAGAGGGATTTCCGATGAGAAAGACCGAGCCGATGCCTTAGTCGCCTTAGCCCCCCACTTACCCGATGTGTTGTTACCCAAAGCCTTAGATTGCGCCAGAGGGATTAAGTATGAAAACGACCGAGCAAAAGCCTTAGTCGCCTTAGCCCCCCACTTACCGGATGTGTTACCTCAAGCCTTAGATTGCGCCAGAGGGATTAAGTATGAATACGACCGAGCAAAAGCCTTAGTCGCCTTAGCCCCCCACTTACCGGAAGTGTTACCTCAAGCCTTAGATTGCGCCAGAGGGATTAAGTATGAATCTTCCCGAGCATTAGCCTTAATCGGCTTAGCCCCCCACTGCCCGGAAGTGTTACCAGAAGCCTTAGATTGCGCCAGAGGGATTGAGTCTGAATTTCACCGAGCTAATACCTTAGCCGCCTTAGCCCCCCACTTACCCGATCTGTTGTTACCTCAAGCCTTAGATTGCGCCAGAGGGATTGAGTCTGAATTCTCCCGAGCTAATGCCTTAGCCGCCTTAGCCCCCCACTTACCGGAAGTGTTACCTCAAGCCTTAGATTGCGCCAGAGGGATTGAGTCTGAATTTCACCGAGCTAATACCTTAGCCGCCTTAGCCCCCCACTTACCCGATCTGTTGTTACCTCAAGCCTTAGATTGCGCCAGAGGGATTGAGTTTGAATTCTCTCGAGCATTAATCTTAGTCGCCTTAGCCTCCCACTTGCCCGATGTGTTGCCAGAAGCCTTAGATTACGCCAGAGGCATTAAGTCTGAAGAAGGCCGAGCCGATGCCTTAGTCGCCTTAGCCCCCCACTTACCGGAAGTGTTACCTCAAGCCTTAGATTGCGCCAGAGGGATTTCCGATGAAAGATACCGAGCTAATGCCTTAGTCGCCTTAGCCCCCCACTTACCGGAAGTGTTACCTCAAGCCTTAGATTGCGCCAGAGGGATTAAGTATGAATACGACCGAGCATTACCCTTAATCGGCTTAGCCCCCCACTGCCCGGAAGTGTTACCAGAAGCCTTAGATTGCGCCAGAGCCATTCGGAATGAAGAAAACCGAGCCGATGCCTTAGTCGCCTTAGCCCCCCACTTACCGGATGTGTTGTTACCCCAAGCCTTAGATTGCGCCAGAGGGATTTCCGATGAAAGATACCGAGCTAATGCCTTACGAGCCTTAGCCCCCCACTTACCCCAAGTGTGGCCAGAAGCCTTAGATTGCGCCAGAGGGATTTCCAATGAATTCCACCGAGCCGATGCCTTAGTCGCCTTAGCCCCCCACTTCCCCGATGTGTTGTTACCCAAAGCCTTAGATTGCGCCATAGGGATTGAGTCTGAATTCCACCGAGCCGATGCCTTAGTCGCCTTAGCCCCCCACTTACCAAATGTGTTGTTACCCCAAGCCTTAGATTGCGCCAGAGGGATTTCCAATCAATACCACCGAGCCAGAGCCTTAGTCGCCTTAGTCCCCCACTTACCCGATCTGTTACCAGAAGCCTTAGATTGCGCCAGAGGGATTTCCGATGAATACCACCGAGCCCATGCCTTAGCAGCCTTAGCCCCCCACTTACCCGATGTGTTGTTACCCCAAGCCTTAGATTGCGCCAGAGGGATTTCGTCTGAATACTGGCGAGCATTCGCCTTAATCGGCTTAGCCCCCCACTTACCCGATCTGTTACCGGAAGCCTTAGATTGCGCCATAGGGATTGAGTCTGAATTCCACCGAGCCGATGCCTTAGTAGCCTTAGCCCCCCACTTACCCGATGTGTTGTTACCCCAAGCCTTAGATTGCGCCATAGGGATTTCCCATGAATCCAAAGGAGCCTATGCCTTAGAAGCCTTAGCCCCCCACTTACCCGATGTGTTGTTACCCAAAGCCTTAGATTGCGCCAGAGGGATTGGGTCTGAATACCGGCGAGCCAAAGTATTACAGAACTTGATCAAGACCTTAACTCCTTCGTCAGTTGATTTTCCTCTTTGGCAACAAATTCTTGATTGTTTAGCTAGTCTAAAACGTGCCGATTTTCTTAAGAATCTTCCTCAATTAGCTCCTTTAATCATCAAGTTTGGGGGTGTTGAAGCCCTAAGAGAAACCGTGGCAGCGGTTGATGATGTTAGTCGATGGTGGAGGTAG
- a CDS encoding Uma2 family endonuclease — MIADKSPNYISKEEYLSYEEDSAIKHEYSDGEVYAMAGASDAHVTIALNLASALRNHVRGSGCRVYMADMKTYVEATNSYYYPDVMVTCDARDRELSNYKKYPCLIVEVLSPKTEAFDRGDKFSDYQQLETLVEYVLISQNRKRLDCFRRNSEGIWTLQFYYPGSEIHLETVDFRTSLEALYEDV; from the coding sequence ATGATTGCTGATAAAAGCCCCAATTACATTTCCAAAGAAGAGTATCTATCCTACGAAGAAGATAGTGCCATCAAACACGAGTATAGTGATGGAGAAGTCTATGCTATGGCTGGCGCGAGTGATGCTCATGTTACTATTGCCCTTAACCTGGCTTCAGCCTTAAGAAATCATGTCAGGGGCAGTGGCTGTCGGGTTTATATGGCAGATATGAAAACTTATGTCGAAGCGACAAATAGTTATTATTATCCTGACGTTATGGTGACTTGCGATGCCAGAGACCGAGAATTGAGCAATTATAAAAAATATCCTTGTTTAATTGTAGAAGTTTTATCTCCCAAAACTGAAGCCTTTGACCGGGGTGATAAATTTTCGGACTATCAACAATTAGAGACCTTGGTGGAATATGTTTTAATTAGCCAAAATCGTAAACGCCTAGACTGCTTCCGCCGGAATTCCGAGGGAATTTGGACATTGCAATTTTATTATCCGGGCAGTGAGATTCATCTAGAAACTGTGGATTTTCGGACTAGTCTTGAGGCTTTGTATGAAGATGTGTAG